One window from the genome of Pyrus communis chromosome 16, drPyrComm1.1, whole genome shotgun sequence encodes:
- the LOC137720306 gene encoding cathecol O-methyltransferase 1-like — MAPQLEEEENFGCAMQLVFSSVLSMSMQSAIELGVFDIIAKAGPGAKLSSSEIAARIGSGTRNSEAPMMLDRILRLLASHSILSCSVVANEEDGSDSQRLYSLGPVSNYFVTNEDGVSLGPMMALMQDKVVLDSWSQLKDAVVEGGISFNRVHGKHSYEYLGLDPRFNQVFNTAMFNHTTIVTKKILHLYKGFEKITQLVDVGGGLGVTISLITSKHPHIKGINYDLPHVIKHAASYPGVEHVGGDMFASVPSGDAILLKWILHNWSDQHCLKLLENCYNAIPDDGKVIIVEALLPVKPETSTAVKSTSLLDVLMLSQNRGGKERSREEFMTLATGAGFSGIKFECFVSGIWVMEIFK; from the exons ATGGCCCCGCAGCTGGAAGAAGAGGAAAACTTCGGCTGTGCCATGCAGCTGGTGTTTTCTTCTGTGCTGTCCATGTCTATGCAATCAGCAATCGAGCTAGGCGTTTTCGACATCATAGCGAAAGCCGGTCCTGGTGCCAAGCTGTCTTCATCAGAGATTGCAGCCCGTATCGGCAGCGGCACCAGGAATTCTGAGGCACCGATGATGTTGGATCGTATTCTAAGGCTCCTAGCCAGTCACTCTATTCTCAGCTGCTCTGTCGTTGCTAATGAAGAAGATGGGTCTGATTCTCAGAGGCTCTACAGCCTTGGTCCTGTGTCCAACTACTTTGTGACTAATGAAGATGGTGTTTCTTTAGGTCCCATGATGGCATTGATGCAAGACAAGGTCGTCCTAGACTCCTG GTCCCAACTGAAAGATGCAGTTGTTGAAGGAGGAATTTCATTTAACAGGGTCCACGGCAAGCACTCTTATGAGTACCTAGGTTTAGACCCCAGGTTTAATCAAGTTTTCAACACAGCAATGTTTAACCACACCACTATTGTCACCAAGAAGATTCTTCATCTCTACAAGGGTTTTGAGAAAATTACCCAACTTGTTGATGTTGGTGGTGGTTTGGGAGTCACTATTAGTCTAATCACTTCTAAGCATCCCCATATTAAGGGTATCAATTATGACTTGCCTCATGTCATAAAACATGCCGCTTCATATCCTG GGGTGGAACATGTTGGAGGAGACATGTTTGCAAGTGTTCCATCTGGGGATGCCATTTTGTTGAag TGGATACTTCACAATTGGAGTGACCAACACTGCCTAAAGCTGTTGGAAAATTGTTACAACGCTATTCCAGACGATGGAAAAGTGATTATCGTGGAAGCACTTCTTCCAGTGAAGCCAGAGACTAGCACCGCCGTGAAGAGCACCTCCCTACTTGATGTGCTTATGCTGAGTCAAAACAGGGGAGGAAAGGAGCGGAGCCGAGAAGAGTTCATGACTCTGGCAACTGGTGCTGGATTTAGTGGCATTAAATTTGAATGTTTTGTCTCCGGCATTTGGGTGATGGAGATCTTTAAGTAA